In a single window of the Desulfovibrio sp. TomC genome:
- a CDS encoding AmiS/UreI family transporter codes for MTLAILIAISLMWLPVALLFLGYGEAKGTGAICAFVGICVVLGAFVNAIQNDAFTAGLLFAHGLLYCTVAFALLTGLESMHSVGNVSLTVAIVSFIYMLMYYHVKGSNYFTLACAGYTVLTLEVWLNAYGKLSGKVLAWSLIIWVPIGLYIPAFLLLAGKPLPF; via the coding sequence ATGACGCTGGCTATCTTGATTGCCATTTCCTTAATGTGGCTGCCCGTGGCTTTGCTCTTTCTCGGCTACGGTGAAGCCAAAGGCACGGGGGCCATCTGCGCCTTCGTCGGTATCTGCGTCGTACTCGGCGCATTTGTGAATGCCATCCAAAACGACGCCTTCACGGCCGGCCTGCTTTTCGCCCACGGGCTGCTCTACTGCACGGTCGCTTTTGCCTTGCTGACCGGCTTGGAAAGCATGCATTCCGTCGGAAACGTCAGTCTGACGGTGGCCATCGTATCCTTCATCTACATGCTGATGTATTACCATGTGAAGGGGAGCAACTATTTCACGTTGGCTTGTGCCGGCTACACCGTCCTGACGCTGGAAGTATGGCTGAACGCCTATGGCAAGCTGTCCGGCAAGGTTCTTGCCTGGTCGCTTATCATCTGGGTTCCCATCGGGCTTTACATTCCTGCGTTTTTGTTGCTTGCTGGAAAGCCACTGCCTTTCTAA
- a CDS encoding outer membrane homotrimeric porin, producing MKRFLLLIVAAALVMTAAVRAEAATEVRMTGDALVYGNFFANRNFTGWNSSKWTNEAGAVQKAGTRTEDRFEIWERFRLRSDFIANEAVKFRLGIKVEDTWGHGTLTAANPTVSMEVYQAYLSFKWPGCDVSITAGLQPAALPQSSFFAGSIVFDEDVASLIVSAPLIDDHLTMILGYVRTISSDRTYAPTTNDVYANEEGYLLALPITVEGFKATPWALFGVGGKGGHYLEGGGWAEGLISSGLFSMAPVGWKNNFITALWAGSTLEVTALDPFKFYADVIWGQHGMNEYKKNVRNGWFIDAAAEYTGLTMVTPQAFGFWSTGEDSSTRNGSERMPNFFPGSGRGGEHNGGTQSWNAGNSFLFDGGQELVKGSNMGISPLGAWGAGASLNNISFIEKLSQRLTFAFVHGTNSSKAIRYANAVLGSNPIFVMGRDLTAQEWVMGLNFDTKYMLYDNLALIMETGWAHPSAFQKSVWGSRLANKAEDAWKVSFGLKYTF from the coding sequence ATGAAACGCTTTCTGCTTTTGATCGTGGCGGCCGCCCTGGTGATGACGGCCGCAGTCCGTGCCGAGGCAGCCACCGAGGTGCGGATGACGGGCGACGCGCTGGTCTACGGCAACTTTTTTGCCAACCGCAATTTCACGGGATGGAACAGCAGCAAATGGACCAATGAGGCCGGCGCCGTCCAGAAAGCCGGGACCCGGACCGAAGATCGCTTCGAAATCTGGGAACGCTTCCGCCTGCGCAGCGACTTCATTGCCAATGAGGCCGTGAAATTCCGTCTGGGCATCAAGGTGGAGGACACCTGGGGCCACGGCACTCTGACCGCCGCCAACCCGACCGTGTCCATGGAAGTCTACCAGGCCTACCTGTCCTTCAAATGGCCCGGTTGCGACGTCTCCATCACCGCCGGTCTGCAGCCGGCCGCCCTTCCCCAGAGTTCCTTTTTTGCCGGCAGCATCGTGTTCGACGAAGACGTCGCCAGCCTCATCGTCTCCGCGCCGCTCATCGACGACCACCTGACCATGATCCTGGGCTATGTGCGCACCATCTCAAGCGACCGCACCTACGCTCCGACCACCAATGACGTGTACGCCAACGAAGAGGGCTACCTGCTGGCCCTGCCCATTACCGTGGAAGGCTTCAAAGCCACCCCGTGGGCACTCTTTGGCGTCGGCGGCAAAGGCGGCCACTACCTGGAAGGCGGCGGATGGGCCGAGGGCCTGATCTCCTCGGGCCTGTTCTCCATGGCTCCGGTCGGCTGGAAGAACAACTTCATCACCGCCCTGTGGGCCGGCTCCACCCTGGAAGTCACGGCGCTTGATCCCTTCAAGTTCTACGCCGACGTGATCTGGGGCCAGCACGGCATGAACGAGTACAAGAAAAACGTGCGCAACGGCTGGTTCATCGACGCCGCCGCCGAATACACCGGCCTGACCATGGTCACCCCCCAGGCCTTCGGCTTCTGGTCCACCGGTGAAGACAGCTCCACCCGCAACGGTTCCGAGCGTATGCCCAACTTCTTCCCCGGCTCCGGCCGCGGCGGCGAGCACAACGGCGGCACCCAGTCCTGGAACGCCGGCAACAGCTTCCTGTTCGACGGCGGACAGGAACTGGTCAAGGGCTCCAACATGGGCATCTCGCCCCTTGGCGCCTGGGGTGCTGGCGCATCGCTGAACAACATCAGCTTCATCGAGAAGTTGTCCCAGCGACTGACCTTCGCCTTCGTCCACGGCACCAACTCCTCCAAGGCCATCCGCTACGCCAACGCGGTGCTTGGTTCCAATCCCATCTTCGTCATGGGCCGCGACCTGACCGCCCAGGAATGGGTCATGGGCCTCAACTTCGACACCAAGTACATGCTCTATGACAACCTGGCGCTCATCATGGAAACCGGCTGGGCCCACCCCAGCGCCTTCCAGAAGAGCGTCTGGGGCAGCCGTCTGGCCAACAAGGCCGAAGATGCCTGGAAGGTGTCTTTCGGTCTCAAGTACACCTTCTAG
- the amrB gene encoding AmmeMemoRadiSam system protein B: MSTDNPRARHDLEFIPFDHEGQPAILVRDRLEIVPWGTGIPPGVLPVLALLDGRHTLAEVAAAVTEAQGGRLVAAEDVAGLVAQLDTAGLMDSPGYRERKAAIAAEFAAAPRRDTVFAGQAYPDTPAALAGYLDELLAEAPAEATADAAPLAIIAPHIDPEAGRAGYAAAYAAIRGCAPSRVIVLGVGHQLMAGLYCLTDKPFATPLGEVAVDAAAVARLRQAGQGCVDPSELPHKAEHSIEFQAVFLHHTLKKTPFAMVPILCGSPAGLLTETSRRAFRDATGPFLDALAELVRQPGTLIVAGVDFCHIGGKFGHAEPAEALEEAALAHDRALLDALAAGDPDAFWAESARVDDAYNVCGLTALGTLAEVLPPAAMVLLGHDIMREAPTLSAVSFAAAAFTAR; encoded by the coding sequence ATGAGCACCGACAATCCCCGCGCCCGCCATGACCTGGAGTTCATTCCATTTGACCACGAAGGCCAGCCCGCCATCCTGGTGCGCGACCGCCTGGAAATCGTGCCCTGGGGCACCGGCATCCCCCCCGGGGTCCTGCCGGTCCTGGCCCTTCTGGACGGCCGGCATACCCTGGCCGAGGTGGCGGCTGCCGTCACCGAAGCCCAGGGCGGCCGGCTGGTGGCCGCCGAAGACGTGGCCGGACTGGTGGCCCAGCTGGACACGGCCGGACTGATGGACTCCCCGGGCTACCGGGAGCGCAAGGCAGCCATTGCCGCCGAATTTGCCGCCGCCCCCCGGCGCGACACCGTGTTTGCCGGACAGGCCTATCCCGATACGCCGGCCGCTCTGGCCGGCTATCTCGACGAGCTGCTGGCCGAAGCCCCGGCCGAGGCAACAGCCGACGCCGCCCCTCTGGCCATCATCGCCCCGCACATCGACCCCGAGGCCGGTCGGGCCGGCTATGCCGCCGCCTACGCCGCCATCCGGGGCTGCGCCCCCAGCCGGGTCATAGTCCTTGGCGTCGGGCACCAGCTCATGGCCGGACTCTATTGTCTGACCGACAAGCCCTTTGCCACGCCCCTTGGCGAAGTCGCGGTGGACGCCGCGGCCGTGGCCCGGCTGCGCCAGGCCGGGCAGGGCTGCGTGGACCCGTCCGAGCTGCCGCACAAGGCCGAGCATTCCATTGAATTTCAGGCCGTATTTTTGCACCACACCCTGAAAAAAACGCCCTTTGCCATGGTGCCCATCCTGTGCGGCTCCCCGGCCGGGCTGTTAACGGAAACCTCGCGCCGGGCCTTCCGGGACGCAACCGGGCCGTTTCTTGATGCCCTGGCGGAACTGGTGCGCCAGCCCGGCACGCTCATTGTCGCCGGCGTGGATTTTTGCCACATCGGCGGCAAATTCGGCCACGCCGAGCCGGCCGAGGCCCTGGAAGAGGCCGCGCTGGCCCATGACCGGGCGTTGCTCGACGCCCTGGCCGCCGGCGACCCGGACGCTTTCTGGGCCGAATCGGCCCGGGTGGACGACGCCTACAACGTCTGCGGCCTGACCGCCCTTGGCACCCTGGCCGAGGTGCTGCCTCCGGCCGCCATGGTGCTTTT